The stretch of DNA TCAAGGGGATCTCACCCTATGATGCCGGGTCCGGCGTGGTCGCCGAGACGGCAGGAATCCTCGACCGGCTCTTTGTAAAGATAAAGAAGAAATGATCATGGATAAGGCGGCGCTCAGAAAAGAAATCCTAAAAAAAAGGGACTCCCTCACACGGCAGGAGCGGAGGGACAAGAGCGCAAGGATCATGGAAAGGGTCCTTTCCCTGCCGGAATACGATGCCGCCCGTTCGGTATTTATCTATGCGGATTTCCGAAGCGAGGTGATGACCCGTGACCTGATGGCCCATGCCCTGAAGCATGGCAAACGCGTGCTTGCATCCAAGACACTCATTCCGGAGAAACGTCTTGCGCTGACCGACATCCTCGACCCGGAGCGCGATCTGGTCCCCGGCTACATGGGAATCCCGGAACCCAGGGATGGGATCTTCAGGGACATCCCCTGTACGGAGGTGGATCTGGTCCTGACGCCCTGCGTGGGTTACGATGATCAAGGGAACCGGCTTGGCTACGGGGCCGGATATTATGACCGGCTTTTTGAATCCGTGCGGGAGGATGCCGTCCGGATCGGCCTGGCCTTTGAGGTGCAGATTGCGCCTGAGATCCCTTCAGAAAACCATGACGTGACGATCCCCATTATTGTCACCGAGGACCGCGTGATCCGTGTGGCGCCTCTCTCTTCAGAAACAAATTGCGTTTAAAGCTGATCAATCCGATCAATCCGCTTCCAAAGAGGAAGATGGTGGAAGGCTCCGGCACAACAGGCGTTCCGATAAAAGCGTGCATCCCGCTGCCGTCATAGTATGTTCCGACAATCTGATCGGCATCATTGATCTTAATCACCCGGGTTTCCGTGGCGCCGGGGACTGCTATCATGGAATAGGTCCCATTATATATAAAACTATGATAGATCCCATTGTCCATATACCTTCCCACGATCTTGTCCGCGTTATTGATATCCGTAAACCTCGTCTCACTGCTGCCCAGGATGTCAAACGTGGAATAGGATCCGCCATTATACAAGAAACCGTGGGTTCCATTTGCGTCGCCGTAGGTTCCCGCAATCTTTCCGGCGTCGTTGATACCTTCGGCCAAGGTATTACCG from Nitrospirae bacterium CG2_30_53_67 encodes:
- a CDS encoding 5-formyltetrahydrofolate cyclo-ligase; amino-acid sequence: MDKAALRKEILKKRDSLTRQERRDKSARIMERVLSLPEYDAARSVFIYADFRSEVMTRDLMAHALKHGKRVLASKTLIPEKRLALTDILDPERDLVPGYMGIPEPRDGIFRDIPCTEVDLVLTPCVGYDDQGNRLGYGAGYYDRLFESVREDAVRIGLAFEVQIAPEIPSENHDVTIPIIVTEDRVIRVAPLSSETNCV